The Lysobacter enzymogenes genome window below encodes:
- a CDS encoding ArsR/SmtB family transcription factor produces the protein MNDDTAVQALSALAHADRLAAFRLLVRAGPEGLASGEIAEALAIAPTRMSFHLSALERAKLLRCRRDGRRIVYAASYDDMRQLLAFLTEDCCAGNPQICAPLADFVAACDAKTCS, from the coding sequence ATGAACGACGACACCGCCGTCCAGGCGCTTTCCGCTCTCGCCCACGCCGACCGCCTCGCGGCGTTCCGCCTGCTGGTGCGCGCGGGGCCCGAGGGTTTGGCCTCGGGCGAGATCGCCGAGGCGCTGGCGATCGCGCCGACCCGCATGAGCTTCCATCTGTCCGCGCTGGAGCGGGCGAAGCTGCTGCGTTGCCGGCGCGACGGGCGCCGCATCGTGTACGCGGCCAGTTACGACGACATGCGGCAGTTGCTCGCGTTCCTGACCGAGGACTGCTGCGCCGGCAATCCGCAGATCTGCGCGCCGCTCGCCGACTTCGTCGCGGCCTGCGATGCGAAGACGTGCAGTTGA
- the arsC gene encoding arsenate reductase (glutaredoxin) (This arsenate reductase requires both glutathione and glutaredoxin to convert arsenate to arsenite, after which the efflux transporter formed by ArsA and ArsB can extrude the arsenite from the cell, providing resistance.), with translation MSVTIYHNPDCGTSRNALAMIRESGEDPVVIEYLKTPPSRETLQALIAAMGLTPRALLREKGTPYAELGLSDPALGDEALLDAMMAHPILINRPIVVSDKGAALCRPSERVLALLAHPPASFVKEDGEVVTRAGASA, from the coding sequence ATGTCCGTCACGATCTATCACAACCCCGATTGCGGCACGTCGCGCAACGCCTTGGCGATGATCCGCGAGTCGGGGGAAGACCCCGTCGTCATCGAGTACCTGAAGACGCCGCCGTCGCGCGAGACCTTGCAGGCGCTGATCGCGGCGATGGGCCTCACGCCGCGCGCGCTGTTGCGCGAGAAGGGCACGCCTTACGCGGAACTGGGCCTGTCCGATCCTGCGCTGGGCGACGAGGCCTTGCTGGACGCGATGATGGCGCACCCGATCCTGATCAACCGGCCGATCGTGGTGTCGGATAAAGGCGCGGCGCTGTGCCGGCCGTCGGAGCGGGTGCTGGCGCTGTTGGCGCATCCGCCGGCGTCGTTCGTCAAGGAAGACGGCGAAGTGGTGACGCGGGCGGGAGCGTCGGCATGA
- the arsH gene encoding arsenical resistance protein ArsH, giving the protein MSAAMPMERAPDASAELPNIDPAQWVAIDAAALAAPGDPTHPPRILILYGSLRERSYSRFLAQEAARLLRRFGCEVRIYDPRDLPLPDGAAPEHPKVQELRALADWSEGMVWVSPERHGAMTAILKAQIDWIPLAVGSRRPTQGKTLALMQVSGGSQSFNAVNQLRTLGRWMRMVAIPNQSSVAKAFQEFDEAGRMKPSAYYQRVVDVCEELVKFTWLVRGRSAYLTDRYSERVESAEALSLRVSQGAI; this is encoded by the coding sequence ATGAGCGCGGCGATGCCGATGGAGAGGGCGCCGGACGCGTCGGCGGAACTGCCGAACATCGATCCCGCGCAGTGGGTCGCGATCGACGCCGCCGCGCTCGCCGCGCCGGGCGATCCGACGCATCCGCCGCGCATCCTGATCTTGTACGGCTCGTTGCGCGAGCGTTCGTACTCGCGCTTTCTCGCGCAGGAAGCCGCGCGGCTGCTGCGCCGGTTCGGCTGCGAGGTGCGGATCTACGATCCGCGCGACCTGCCGTTGCCCGACGGCGCAGCGCCGGAGCATCCCAAGGTGCAGGAGCTGCGCGCGCTGGCCGATTGGTCCGAGGGCATGGTGTGGGTGAGCCCGGAACGCCACGGCGCGATGACCGCGATCCTGAAGGCGCAGATCGACTGGATTCCGCTGGCCGTCGGTTCGCGCCGGCCGACCCAGGGCAAGACGCTGGCGCTGATGCAGGTGTCCGGCGGCTCGCAGAGCTTCAACGCGGTCAACCAACTGCGCACGCTCGGCCGCTGGATGCGCATGGTCGCGATTCCGAACCAGTCGTCGGTGGCCAAGGCGTTCCAGGAGTTCGACGAGGCCGGCCGGATGAAGCCGTCGGCGTATTACCAGCGCGTGGTCGATGTGTGCGAGGAACTGGTCAAGTTCACCTGGCTGGTGCGCGGGCGCTCGGCTTATCTGACCGACCGCTATTCCGAGCGCGTCGAAAGCGCTGAAGCCCTGTCCCTTCGCGTGAGCCAGGGCGCGATCTGA
- a CDS encoding arsenic transporter — protein MLAFAIFVVTLVFVVWQPRGLGIGWSALAGAAVALATGVVGWHDVGTVWALVWDATFTFVALIVISLILDEAGFFAWAALHVARWGGGDGRRLFPLIVLLGAAVAAVFANDGAALLLTPIVLAIVLRLNVAPATAMAFTVACGFIADTASLPLVVSNLVNIVSAQFFAVPFDRYAAVMVPVNLVSVGATLLVLWGWFRRDIDVRYSLQALQAPGEAIRDAAVFRAAFPLLGGLLLAYFATGPLGVPIAAVTGAAALLLVAIAGRWTRGGRGARIAVGRVLRGAPWQIVLFSLGMYLVVYGLGHAWLTGAASALLTWLAAQGTLAATVGTGFAVAALASVMNNMPATLVGALAIDAAQAPALTRELMVYANVVGNDLGPKFTPIGSLATLLWLHVLAGKGQRIGWGAYMKVGLALTPPVLLAALLALWVWLPLLR, from the coding sequence ATGCTTGCCTTCGCCATTTTCGTCGTCACCCTGGTTTTCGTCGTCTGGCAGCCGCGCGGGCTGGGCATCGGCTGGTCGGCGCTGGCCGGCGCGGCGGTGGCGCTGGCCACCGGCGTGGTGGGCTGGCACGACGTCGGCACGGTCTGGGCCCTGGTCTGGGATGCGACGTTCACCTTCGTCGCCTTGATCGTGATTTCGCTGATCCTGGACGAGGCCGGTTTCTTCGCCTGGGCCGCGTTGCACGTCGCGCGCTGGGGCGGCGGCGACGGGCGCCGGCTGTTTCCGTTGATCGTCCTGCTCGGCGCGGCGGTCGCCGCGGTGTTCGCCAACGACGGCGCGGCGCTGCTGCTGACGCCGATCGTGCTGGCGATCGTGCTGCGGTTGAACGTCGCCCCGGCCACGGCGATGGCGTTCACGGTCGCCTGCGGTTTCATCGCCGACACCGCCAGCCTGCCGCTGGTGGTGTCGAACCTGGTCAACATCGTCAGCGCGCAGTTCTTCGCGGTGCCGTTCGACCGCTATGCGGCGGTGATGGTGCCGGTCAATCTGGTTTCGGTCGGCGCTACGTTGCTGGTGCTGTGGGGCTGGTTCCGGCGCGATATCGACGTGCGTTACTCGCTGCAGGCGTTGCAGGCGCCGGGCGAGGCGATCCGCGACGCGGCGGTGTTCCGCGCCGCGTTTCCGCTGTTGGGCGGTTTGTTGCTGGCTTACTTCGCGACCGGCCCGCTCGGCGTTCCCATCGCGGCGGTGACGGGAGCGGCGGCGTTGCTGCTGGTCGCCATCGCCGGCCGCTGGACGCGCGGCGGCCGCGGCGCGCGGATCGCGGTGGGGCGGGTGCTGCGCGGCGCGCCGTGGCAGATCGTGCTGTTTTCGCTGGGGATGTACCTGGTCGTCTACGGCCTGGGCCATGCGTGGCTGACCGGCGCGGCGAGCGCGCTGCTGACGTGGCTGGCGGCGCAGGGCACGCTGGCGGCGACGGTCGGCACCGGCTTCGCGGTGGCGGCGCTGGCCTCGGTGATGAACAACATGCCGGCCACGCTGGTGGGCGCGCTGGCCATCGACGCGGCGCAGGCGCCGGCGCTGACGCGCGAGCTGATGGTCTACGCCAATGTGGTCGGCAACGACCTGGGGCCCAAGTTCACCCCGATCGGTTCGCTGGCGACGCTGCTGTGGCTGCACGTGCTGGCCGGCAAGGGCCAGCGCATCGGCTGGGGCGCCTACATGAAGGTGGGGCTGGCGCTGACCCCGCCGGTGCTGCTGGCGGCGTTGCTGGCGCTGTGGGTCTGGCTGCCGTTGCTGCGCTGA
- a CDS encoding MFS transporter yields MSAHPQTSAASSAAASSPVLLAACFGFMVVQLDVTIVNVALPELATRLGSDLAGLQWVVDAYTLLFASLLLSAGAWIDRIGARRSFLIGLGGFLIASAACGAAQTVAQLIAARAVQGLFAAPMVPASLALLNHAYADDPPRRARAMALWTASGALAAATGSLAGGALLQTLGWRSIFLVNLPICALGIALAWRLSETPRKPNQRLDLAGQTLAVLALLGLIGAIIETPRLGLDHPLVLAGFALAAVCGLAFLAVESRSAQPMLPLRLFGAPNFSVALASAIAISLSYYGLIFAMSLYLQQSAGYTPLQAGLAYVPLAAAFIAANLASGRVLAQRGFRFAILAGLSLCALGFVWLSRLPPDGAYLWILPAFVAIPAGMGVAMPATTTLVLASVDRSQSGTAAAVLNAVRQTGAALGVALCGLLLSAGGIDSGLRIVCYVSIAALSLSIVLSRACLRDSGAAASGKRGGR; encoded by the coding sequence ATGTCGGCCCACCCGCAAACCTCCGCAGCATCGAGCGCCGCCGCGAGCAGCCCCGTCCTGCTCGCCGCCTGCTTCGGCTTCATGGTCGTGCAACTCGACGTCACCATCGTCAACGTCGCCCTGCCCGAACTGGCGACGCGCCTGGGCAGCGACCTCGCCGGCCTGCAATGGGTGGTCGACGCCTACACTTTGCTGTTCGCGTCCTTGCTGCTCTCGGCCGGCGCGTGGATCGACCGCATCGGCGCGCGACGCAGCTTCCTGATCGGCCTCGGCGGTTTCCTCATCGCATCGGCCGCCTGCGGCGCCGCGCAAACCGTCGCCCAACTGATCGCCGCGCGCGCCGTGCAAGGCCTGTTCGCCGCACCGATGGTCCCCGCCTCGCTGGCCCTGCTGAACCACGCCTACGCCGACGACCCGCCGCGGCGCGCGCGCGCGATGGCGCTGTGGACCGCGTCCGGCGCGCTCGCCGCCGCCACCGGCTCGCTCGCCGGCGGCGCGCTGCTGCAAACGCTGGGCTGGCGCAGCATCTTCCTCGTCAATCTGCCGATTTGCGCGCTCGGCATCGCGCTCGCGTGGCGCCTGAGCGAAACCCCGCGCAAACCGAACCAGCGCCTCGACCTCGCCGGGCAAACCCTGGCCGTCCTCGCGCTGCTGGGCCTGATCGGCGCGATCATCGAAACGCCGCGGCTGGGCCTGGATCACCCGCTCGTGCTCGCCGGCTTCGCCCTCGCCGCCGTCTGCGGCCTCGCCTTCCTCGCCGTGGAATCGCGCAGCGCGCAACCGATGCTGCCGCTGCGCCTGTTCGGCGCGCCGAACTTCAGCGTCGCCCTGGCGTCCGCCATCGCCATCAGCCTGTCCTACTACGGCCTGATCTTCGCCATGAGCCTGTACCTGCAACAGTCCGCCGGCTACACCCCGTTGCAGGCCGGCCTCGCCTACGTCCCGCTCGCCGCCGCCTTCATCGCCGCCAACCTCGCCAGCGGCCGCGTGCTCGCGCAGCGCGGCTTCCGCTTCGCGATCCTCGCCGGCCTGTCGCTCTGCGCGCTCGGCTTCGTCTGGTTGAGCAGGCTGCCGCCCGACGGCGCGTATCTGTGGATACTGCCCGCATTCGTCGCCATTCCCGCCGGTATGGGCGTGGCGATGCCCGCCACCACCACCCTGGTGCTCGCCAGCGTCGACCGCTCGCAGTCCGGCACCGCCGCGGCGGTGCTCAACGCGGTGCGGCAAACCGGCGCCGCCTTGGGCGTGGCCTTGTGCGGGCTGTTGCTGAGCGCAGGCGGCATCGACAGCGGATTGCGCATCGTCTGCTATGTCTCGATCGCGGCGCTGTCGCTCTCAATCGTCCTGTCGCGCGCCTGCCTCCGCGACAGCGGCGCGGCGGCGTCCGGCAAACGCGGAGGCCGCTAG
- a CDS encoding DUF4442 domain-containing protein produces MASPSWHQRILSDLPRALQRLSRLPEPWRYRIVSWALARQSRYFRTHGLRIVHIDPGRVSILVADHARLRNRAGAVHPMAAALAGEYAAALVAAQHTARGAHLVAKSVSADFRKPLQGHVCAQASLDAEQMAAIRAAAHGRLRIAMKAVDATGKAPVRGHVEVAWSSAPRGEPA; encoded by the coding sequence GTGGCTAGCCCGTCCTGGCACCAGCGCATCCTCAGCGACCTGCCCCGCGCCTTGCAGCGCCTGTCGCGCCTGCCCGAGCCCTGGCGCTACCGCATCGTGTCGTGGGCGCTGGCGCGGCAGAGCCGCTACTTCCGCACCCACGGCCTGCGCATCGTGCACATCGACCCGGGCCGCGTCTCGATCCTGGTCGCCGACCACGCCCGCCTGCGCAACCGCGCCGGCGCCGTGCACCCGATGGCCGCGGCGCTGGCCGGCGAATACGCCGCCGCGCTGGTCGCCGCGCAACACACCGCGCGCGGCGCCCACCTCGTCGCCAAAAGCGTCAGCGCCGACTTCCGCAAACCGCTGCAAGGCCACGTCTGCGCACAAGCCAGCCTCGACGCCGAACAGATGGCCGCGATCCGCGCCGCCGCGCACGGCCGCCTGCGCATCGCGATGAAAGCCGTCGACGCCACCGGCAAGGCGCCGGTGCGCGGGCACGTGGAGGTGGCGTGGTCGAGCGCGCCGCGCGGCGAGCCCGCATGA
- a CDS encoding phosphotransferase family protein, with translation MAVVLHPHPSLCGDSNDGADAASQARDAAATDPPVPIRAITAWLRAQDLDVRGNPDVQRCAGGLSHLTWRLRYADHDLILRRPRQTSGGLQRLRREFALQTALRPHFPVPDTLRLCADARIAAAPFYVMRYVAGIVPRRRCFAAAALPADDARQLCENVVARMIDLHRIDPRALGLSDSALAAPSAHRLRRLLTHWLIRHTRLKRWHIPDLRPLGQWLLDRVPAQQRSRLLHNDWRLDNLVFDPAEPARIRAVLDWEFADLGDPLMDLGVLLSYWVEPGDSALMRRYQWQPSHLPGMLSRDQLVQRYFDASGDSDRDWPFYQAFGLFRYLLALQELHLRHALEGGDERAFFRGIWTLIRYLDWKQRRLIARG, from the coding sequence ATGGCCGTCGTCCTCCACCCCCATCCGTCCCTGTGCGGCGACAGCAACGACGGCGCCGACGCGGCATCGCAAGCGCGCGACGCAGCGGCCACGGACCCGCCCGTCCCGATCCGCGCGATCACCGCATGGCTGCGCGCGCAAGACCTCGACGTGCGCGGAAACCCCGACGTGCAACGCTGCGCCGGCGGCCTGTCGCACCTGACCTGGCGCCTGCGCTACGCCGACCACGACCTCATCCTGCGCCGCCCGCGCCAAACCAGCGGCGGCCTGCAACGCCTGCGCCGCGAGTTCGCCCTGCAAACCGCGCTGCGCCCGCACTTCCCCGTGCCCGACACCCTGCGCCTGTGCGCCGACGCGCGCATCGCCGCGGCGCCGTTCTACGTCATGCGCTACGTCGCCGGCATCGTCCCGCGCCGGCGCTGCTTCGCGGCCGCCGCCTTGCCGGCCGACGACGCGCGCCAGCTGTGCGAAAACGTCGTCGCCCGCATGATCGACCTGCACCGCATCGACCCGCGCGCGCTCGGCCTCAGCGACAGCGCGCTCGCCGCGCCGTCCGCGCACCGCCTGCGCCGATTGCTGACCCACTGGCTGATCCGCCACACCCGGCTCAAGCGCTGGCACATCCCCGACCTGCGCCCGCTCGGCCAATGGCTGCTCGACCGCGTCCCCGCGCAACAACGCAGCCGCCTGCTGCACAACGACTGGCGGCTCGACAACCTGGTCTTCGACCCCGCCGAACCCGCGCGCATCCGCGCCGTGCTCGACTGGGAATTCGCCGACCTCGGCGACCCGCTGATGGACCTCGGCGTGCTGCTGTCGTACTGGGTCGAACCCGGCGACAGCGCGCTGATGCGCCGCTACCAATGGCAGCCCTCGCACCTGCCCGGCATGCTCAGCCGCGACCAACTCGTGCAGCGTTACTTCGACGCCAGCGGCGACAGCGACCGCGACTGGCCGTTCTACCAAGCCTTCGGCCTGTTCCGCTACCTGCTGGCCTTGCAGGAACTGCACCTGCGCCACGCGCTCGAAGGCGGCGACGAACGCGCGTTCTTCCGCGGCATCTGGACGCTGATCCGGTACCTCGACTGGAAACAGCGCAGGCTGATCGCGCGTGGCTAG
- the pgaD gene encoding poly-beta-1,6-N-acetyl-D-glucosamine biosynthesis protein PgaD, with the protein MSSNEQRPPDEPTAPVRGAATGRAADGFSRPSHSTAAPPRAPGAPSSANASAKSAPPARKSNPHKHDSRLIQKPGSQHPLPRTLWGAVTGAFWLAYLYLWTPVLTLVLWLLGLRTVASELYLRTHEVDPFLMLALPATAAAVVAALLIWAEYNRWRFAGRDAERRSRLPDVSLDEVAQSLGASAEVAQALNAGRVSVLHMDPNHAVPLSVTAVTPSPPAQHPFPPLPPKPRFTRSAAAPNNRWLLAVALAAIALVIGVLIMVSHGYRQIESSSPVQSLEGAPGMDRPGLPAHGEGMGFIGPDGATPATPANDAAAAKPAAAPSAATLAREAKARREAQAQAKRKAAAAAASAKPRPLPGFSPKPAYPLDALRQSEGGLVTLRVQVSAQGEPTKVEVSRRSGYRALDRAAVSTVRRWKFSPALREGKAVAAVVIVPVEFKPRD; encoded by the coding sequence ATGAGCAGCAACGAGCAACGCCCGCCCGACGAGCCGACCGCGCCCGTGCGCGGCGCCGCCACCGGCCGCGCCGCCGACGGCTTCAGCCGCCCCAGCCACAGCACCGCCGCGCCGCCGCGCGCGCCGGGCGCGCCGTCGTCCGCGAACGCGTCAGCCAAGAGCGCGCCGCCGGCGCGCAAGTCCAACCCGCACAAGCACGACTCGCGCCTGATCCAGAAACCCGGCTCGCAACACCCGCTGCCGCGGACCTTGTGGGGCGCGGTCACCGGCGCGTTCTGGCTGGCCTATCTGTACCTGTGGACGCCGGTGCTGACCCTGGTGCTGTGGCTGCTGGGCCTGCGCACGGTCGCCTCGGAACTGTACCTGCGCACCCACGAAGTCGACCCGTTCCTGATGCTGGCCCTGCCCGCGACCGCCGCCGCCGTGGTCGCCGCGCTGCTGATCTGGGCCGAGTACAACCGCTGGCGCTTCGCCGGCCGCGACGCCGAACGCCGCAGCCGCCTGCCCGACGTATCGCTGGACGAAGTGGCGCAAAGCCTCGGCGCCAGCGCCGAAGTCGCGCAAGCGCTCAACGCCGGCCGGGTCAGCGTGCTGCACATGGACCCCAACCACGCCGTACCGCTGTCGGTCACCGCGGTGACGCCGAGCCCGCCCGCGCAACACCCGTTCCCGCCGCTGCCGCCGAAACCGCGCTTCACCCGCAGCGCCGCCGCGCCGAACAACCGCTGGCTGCTGGCGGTGGCGCTGGCGGCGATCGCGCTGGTGATCGGCGTGCTCATCATGGTCTCGCACGGCTACCGCCAGATCGAAAGCTCCTCGCCGGTGCAAAGCCTGGAAGGCGCGCCCGGCATGGACCGCCCGGGCCTGCCGGCGCATGGCGAGGGCATGGGCTTCATCGGCCCCGACGGCGCAACACCCGCCACGCCGGCGAACGATGCTGCAGCCGCCAAGCCCGCCGCCGCGCCCAGCGCCGCCACGCTCGCGCGCGAAGCCAAGGCGCGCCGCGAAGCGCAAGCGCAGGCCAAGCGCAAGGCCGCCGCCGCGGCCGCCAGCGCCAAACCGCGCCCGCTACCCGGCTTCAGCCCCAAGCCCGCGTATCCGCTGGACGCGCTGCGCCAATCCGAAGGCGGCCTGGTGACGCTGCGCGTGCAAGTGTCCGCGCAAGGCGAACCGACCAAGGTCGAAGTCAGCCGCCGCAGCGGCTACCGCGCGCTCGACCGCGCCGCGGTCAGCACCGTGCGGCGCTGGAAGTTCTCGCCGGCGCTGCGCGAAGGCAAGGCGGTGGCGGCGGTGGTGATCGTGCCGGTGGAGTTCAAGCCGCGCGATTGA
- the pgaC gene encoding poly-beta-1,6-N-acetyl-D-glucosamine synthase — translation MSTTASPWLTALFQFAFYYPIVMSFFWIAGGLYYYFRRERSARGRTDPPPLDAPPFVSILIPCHNEGDHVHETIGAALAQRYPDFEVIAINDGSRDDTGEQLNRLAAIHPRLRVVHLDRNLGKANAMRMGALAARSEYLVCIDGDALLDEYATHWMVWHLCSGVRVGAVTGNPRIRNRSTLLGRLQVGEFSSIIGMIKRAQRVYGRIFTVSGVICAFRRSALHRIGYWSDSMVTEDIDISWRLQMDHWDIRYEPNAMCFILMPETLKGLWKQRLRWAQGGVEVLMRHSRDLFSWRKRRMWAVMAEYVASVTWAYIMAFIILLWAVGLFVELPPQLRVTTLLPSWHGVILALICLLQFAASIIIDRRYETGVGRNYYWMIWYPMAYWLLSFFTTVTAVPKALMKRRGTRATWVSPDRGLR, via the coding sequence ATGAGCACCACTGCCAGCCCCTGGCTGACCGCGCTGTTCCAGTTCGCGTTCTACTACCCGATCGTGATGTCGTTCTTCTGGATCGCGGGCGGTTTGTACTACTACTTCCGCCGCGAACGCAGCGCGCGCGGCCGCACCGACCCGCCGCCGCTGGACGCGCCGCCGTTCGTCAGCATCCTGATCCCCTGCCACAACGAAGGCGACCACGTCCACGAAACCATCGGCGCCGCGCTGGCCCAGCGTTACCCGGACTTCGAAGTCATCGCGATCAACGACGGCAGCCGCGACGACACCGGCGAGCAGCTCAACCGCCTCGCCGCGATCCACCCGCGCCTGCGCGTGGTGCATCTGGACCGCAACCTCGGCAAGGCCAACGCCATGCGCATGGGCGCGCTGGCGGCGCGTTCGGAATACCTGGTGTGCATCGACGGCGATGCGCTGCTCGACGAGTACGCCACCCACTGGATGGTCTGGCACCTGTGCTCGGGCGTGCGCGTCGGCGCGGTCACCGGCAACCCGCGCATCCGCAACCGCTCGACCTTGCTCGGCCGTCTGCAGGTCGGCGAGTTCTCCTCGATCATCGGCATGATCAAGCGCGCCCAGCGCGTGTACGGCCGCATCTTCACCGTCTCCGGCGTCATCTGCGCCTTCAGGCGCAGCGCCCTGCACCGGATCGGCTACTGGTCCGACAGCATGGTCACCGAAGACATCGACATCAGCTGGCGTCTGCAGATGGACCACTGGGACATCCGCTACGAACCCAACGCGATGTGCTTCATCCTGATGCCGGAAACCCTCAAGGGCCTGTGGAAACAGCGCCTGCGCTGGGCCCAGGGCGGCGTGGAAGTGCTGATGCGCCACAGCCGCGACCTGTTCTCGTGGCGCAAGCGGCGGATGTGGGCGGTCATGGCCGAATACGTGGCCAGCGTGACCTGGGCCTACATCATGGCCTTCATCATTTTGTTGTGGGCGGTCGGCCTGTTCGTCGAACTGCCGCCGCAACTGCGCGTGACCACCCTGCTGCCGTCGTGGCACGGCGTCATCCTGGCGCTGATCTGCCTGCTGCAGTTCGCCGCCAGCATCATCATCGACCGCCGCTACGAAACCGGCGTCGGCCGCAACTACTACTGGATGATCTGGTACCCGATGGCCTATTGGCTGCTGAGTTTCTTCACCACCGTCACCGCGGTGCCCAAGGCGCTGATGAAGCGCCGCGGCACCCGCGCGACCTGGGTCAGCCCGGATCGGGGGTTGCGATGA
- the pgaB gene encoding poly-beta-1,6-N-acetyl-D-glucosamine N-deacetylase PgaB, protein MSHASIHAALRRAFAAAALLLALPLAAQAAPAPAQQGHEDKDLSAAQAAERENRGDQLLVLSYHDVRDDVARKGDPDAYAVSTQNFAAHLDWLSGHGYRPVALSDVIKASRGEIKLPPKAVLLTFDDGLRSIYTHVFPLLRAYKYPALMAVVTAWVDLPQDQKVDYGPRMFTHDDFVTWDQLREMQASGLIEIASHSDNLHRGVTSNPQGNTMPAAITREWSGKTQSYETEAQYLERVRRDLTASRDKIQRELGVSPQSVVWPYAAYNSQTNDIADKLGMTVTFDLEGRHQTIGRDLHGLARLLVFDNPTIQDLTYELRHDEELDGVRALQVDLDYVYDQDPAQQARNLDKLIERIKQVGPTHVFLQAFADPDGNGSADALYFPNRQLPMRADLFNRVAWQIKTRARAKVFAWLPVLGYELPDKALDAQLAIKSTNPAETHRLNPFDPRTREIVSQIYEDLAVSGYTEGLLFHDDALLRDDELRGIAPDAPAARTQALIDFTHELTRAAGKWRPKLITVRNLFAGPVLDPKSEAWFAQDLSAFNQAYDYTAVMAMPWMENSRHPERWMDQLVERVKASPRGLARTIFELQTVDWRDKSKPIPADQLKRMARRLQADGARHLAWYPDDFIEDRPSTADAREIMSARGFPYIEK, encoded by the coding sequence ATGTCGCACGCATCCATCCACGCCGCGCTGCGCCGCGCTTTCGCCGCCGCCGCATTGCTGCTGGCGCTGCCGCTGGCCGCGCAGGCCGCGCCCGCGCCGGCGCAGCAGGGCCACGAAGACAAAGACCTCAGCGCCGCGCAAGCCGCCGAACGCGAAAACCGCGGCGACCAGCTGCTGGTGCTGAGCTACCACGACGTACGCGACGACGTCGCGCGCAAGGGCGACCCCGACGCCTACGCGGTCAGCACCCAGAACTTCGCCGCGCACCTGGACTGGCTGTCCGGCCACGGCTACCGCCCGGTCGCGCTGAGCGACGTCATCAAGGCCTCGCGCGGCGAAATCAAGCTGCCGCCAAAGGCGGTGCTGCTGACCTTCGACGACGGCCTGCGCAGCATCTACACCCACGTGTTCCCGCTGCTGCGCGCCTACAAGTATCCGGCGCTGATGGCGGTCGTCACCGCCTGGGTCGACCTGCCGCAGGACCAGAAGGTCGACTACGGCCCGCGCATGTTCACCCACGACGACTTCGTCACCTGGGACCAGTTGCGCGAGATGCAGGCCTCCGGCCTGATCGAGATCGCCTCGCACAGCGACAACCTGCACCGCGGCGTCACCTCCAACCCGCAGGGCAACACCATGCCGGCGGCGATCACCCGCGAATGGAGCGGCAAGACCCAAAGCTACGAAACCGAAGCGCAATACCTGGAGCGCGTGCGCCGCGACCTCACCGCCAGCCGCGACAAGATCCAGCGCGAACTCGGCGTGTCGCCGCAGTCGGTGGTGTGGCCGTACGCGGCCTACAACAGCCAGACCAACGACATCGCCGACAAGCTCGGAATGACCGTCACCTTCGACCTGGAAGGCCGCCACCAGACCATCGGCCGCGACCTGCACGGCCTCGCCCGCCTGCTGGTGTTCGACAACCCGACCATCCAGGACCTGACCTACGAACTGCGCCACGACGAGGAACTCGACGGCGTGCGCGCGCTGCAGGTCGACCTCGACTACGTCTACGACCAAGACCCGGCGCAGCAGGCCCGCAACCTCGACAAGCTGATCGAGCGGATCAAGCAGGTCGGCCCGACCCACGTGTTCCTGCAGGCCTTCGCCGACCCCGACGGCAACGGCTCGGCCGACGCGCTGTACTTCCCGAACCGCCAGCTGCCGATGCGCGCCGACCTGTTCAACCGCGTCGCCTGGCAGATCAAGACCCGCGCCCGCGCCAAGGTGTTCGCGTGGCTGCCGGTGCTGGGCTACGAACTGCCGGACAAGGCGCTGGACGCGCAACTCGCGATCAAGTCGACCAATCCGGCCGAAACCCACCGCCTCAACCCGTTCGACCCGCGCACGCGCGAGATCGTCTCGCAGATCTACGAAGACCTCGCCGTCAGCGGCTACACCGAAGGCCTGCTGTTCCACGACGACGCCCTGCTGCGCGACGACGAACTGCGCGGCATCGCGCCCGACGCGCCGGCCGCGCGCACCCAGGCGCTGATCGACTTCACCCACGAACTGACCCGCGCCGCCGGCAAGTGGCGGCCGAAGCTCATCACCGTGCGCAACCTGTTCGCCGGCCCGGTGCTCGACCCCAAGAGCGAAGCCTGGTTCGCCCAGGACCTGAGCGCGTTCAACCAGGCCTACGACTACACCGCGGTGATGGCGATGCCGTGGATGGAGAACAGCCGCCATCCGGAACGCTGGATGGACCAGTTGGTCGAGCGGGTGAAAGCCTCGCCGCGCGGCTTGGCGCGCACCATCTTCGAACTGCAGACCGTCGACTGGCGCGACAAGAGCAAGCCGATCCCGGCCGACCAGCTCAAGCGCATGGCGCGGCGCCTGCAGGCCGACGGCGCGCGCCATCTGGCCTGGTACCCGGACGACTTCATCGAAGACCGCCCCTCCACCGCCGACGCGCGCGAAATCATGTCCGCGCGCGGCTTCCCGTACATCGAGAAATAA